One window of the Balaenoptera ricei isolate mBalRic1 chromosome X, mBalRic1.hap2, whole genome shotgun sequence genome contains the following:
- the CCDC160 gene encoding coiled-coil domain-containing protein 160 yields MDARRKHWKENMFAPFFSAQDILDEASQLESSSEQMTLGKAKRMEGIFNLSSRKFQEENKFKRKEFISQPNENEQEPNLRERKINISKNEADTNSASCESSNLDIATEESFNTSEEPLSWGTKELSTPLRKDKKKKFTEGMSPKLRLNLLNEELEALNVKCRKIEEEFENAEKELLNYKKEVSSKPLNFQEAGMETSKKDWELQALRNDLSEKATNVKNLTEELQQAKEVIHKLSLENKDLKEAVRKLKQQTEVGNALLKEEVKLYYELEMEKVHGELNAIKNELRAEKTLQARNNRALELLRKHFASVTSSGTPDSFMGDFFFK; encoded by the coding sequence ATGGATGCTAGAAGAAAACACTGGAAGGAGAATATGTTTGCTCCTTTTTTTAGTGCACAGGATATTCTAGATGAGGCTTCTCAGCTTGAATCTTCTTCTGAACAAATGACTTTAGGTAAGGCCAAGAGAATGGAAGGGATTTTTAATTTGTCTAGCAGAaagtttcaagaagaaaataaatttaaaaggaaagaatttatttctcaaccaaatgaaaatgaacaagaaccaaatttaagagagagaaagataaacattTCAAAGAATGAGGCAGACACAAATTCTGCCTCCTGTGAATCATCTAATTTGGACATTGCAACTGAAGAAAGCTTTAATACTTCAGAAGAGCCTCTTAGCTGGGGTACAAAGGAATTATCAACTCCACTACGaaaagacaagaagaagaaattcaCTGAAGGAATGTCTCCAAAACTTCGCCTGAATCTTTTGAATGAAGAGCTGGAAGCGCTTAATGTGAAATgcagaaaaatagaagaggaattcGAAAATGCGGAAAAAGAACTTTTGAACTACAAAAAAGAAGTCTCCTCAAAACCCCTAAATTTTCAAGAAGCAGGGATGGAAACGTCCAAGAAAGACTGGGAACTTCAAGCTTTAAGAAATGACCTCTCTGAAAAAGCAACAAATGTTAAAAACTTAACAGAAGAGCTCCAGCAAGCCAAAGAGGTCATCCACAAGTTGAGCCTTGAGAACAAGGATTTAAAAGAAGCTGTTAGGAAGTTAAAGCAGCAAACTGAGGTTGGAAATGCACTcctaaaggaagaagtgaaattgtattatgaattagaaatggaaaaggtcCACGGAGAGCTCAATGCCATCAAGAATGAACTGAGAGCGGAGAAGACCCTACAAGCAAGAAACAACAGAGCCCTGGAGTTGCTTAGAAAACACTTTGCTTCTGTAACGTCATCAGGTACCCCTGACAGCTTTAtgggggactttttttttaaataa